From a region of the Pseudanabaena sp. ABRG5-3 genome:
- a CDS encoding ROK family protein, giving the protein MSLLTLAIDVGGSSIKSIILRDDGTAASERSQIPTAHPATPDIIVSQLLDLINTQGDYDRIAIGFPSVVENGVTRGAINLHPDWDGFTLAEVLQNKLGKPIRIANDADVQGCGAIAGQGVELVVTLGTGFGSSLFLDGKLLPNLELGQHIFRDRDTYEDCLGQAALDRIGVEVWNIQLAEVIASLYKLFNFDKIYLGGGNSRLVNVDLSSNLSNKIAIVSNDLGLIGGLALWRSSGS; this is encoded by the coding sequence GTGAGTTTATTGACCTTAGCGATAGATGTGGGTGGAAGTAGTATCAAATCAATCATATTGCGAGACGATGGAACTGCCGCCTCAGAGCGATCGCAAATTCCTACTGCCCATCCCGCAACTCCTGATATAATCGTTTCTCAGTTACTTGATTTGATTAATACACAGGGAGACTATGATCGAATCGCCATCGGATTTCCCAGCGTTGTCGAAAACGGGGTCACAAGGGGGGCTATCAACTTACATCCTGATTGGGATGGGTTTACCCTAGCTGAAGTATTACAGAATAAGTTGGGTAAACCAATTAGGATTGCCAATGATGCGGATGTACAGGGCTGTGGGGCGATCGCAGGGCAGGGTGTGGAGCTAGTAGTTACTCTAGGTACTGGCTTTGGATCATCACTTTTCCTCGATGGGAAGTTACTTCCTAATTTAGAACTCGGTCAGCATATTTTTCGCGATCGCGATACCTACGAGGATTGTTTGGGGCAAGCCGCACTAGATCGTATTGGTGTCGAGGTTTGGAATATCCAATTAGCTGAAGTGATCGCCTCACTGTATAAGTTATTTAATTTCGACAAAATATATTTAGGTGGTGGCAATTCACGCTTAGTTAATGTGGATTTATCGTCCAATTTATCTAACAAAATAGCGATCGTTTCTAACGACTTGGGATTGATCGGCGGACTTGCATTGTGGCGCTCTAGCGGCTCATGA
- a CDS encoding type I restriction-modification system subunit M: MAANTTDLEKRLWDAADELRANSKLKSSEYSVPVLGLIFLRYADWKFSKVEEELKSKGSGRRAITKADYQAKGVMYLPDAARFSRLLALPEGEDIGKAINEAMRAIELDNPALNNVLPKTYNQLENHLLVELLKKFSSIDMGTDLEGDAFGKIYEYFLGKFAMSEGQKGGEFFTPISVVKLIVEIIEPFHGRIFDPACGSGGMFVQSAFFVERHKKKPNAEISIYGQEKVDETVRLCHMNLAVHGLSGDIKEGNSYYDDIHESVGKFDFVMANPPFNVGKVDKDRIESDPRFKAFGLPKADNANYLWIHYFYSALSPKGRAGFVMANSASDARGSELEIRKKLIQSGAVDVMVAVGSNFFYTVTLPCTLWFLDKGKVGTIRKNKVLFIDARQVYKQVDRAHREFEADQIEHLANIVRLYRGDAVETINGSQVFLDEMFPDNAYVDIAGLCKVATIDEIEAQGWSLNAGRYVGVAEREVDDFVFSERLEELNEELEVLNSEARELESRISENVSLLLESI, translated from the coding sequence ATGGCAGCTAACACAACTGATTTAGAAAAACGTTTATGGGATGCAGCAGATGAACTCAGAGCAAACTCTAAGCTCAAGTCATCAGAATATTCCGTACCAGTCTTAGGGCTTATTTTTTTAAGGTATGCTGACTGGAAGTTTTCTAAGGTAGAAGAAGAGTTAAAAAGTAAGGGTAGCGGTAGAAGGGCTATTACTAAGGCTGACTATCAAGCTAAGGGGGTGATGTACTTACCTGATGCAGCAAGGTTTTCGAGATTGTTAGCTTTGCCTGAAGGTGAAGATATAGGTAAAGCCATTAATGAGGCAATGAGAGCGATTGAGCTTGATAATCCTGCTCTAAATAATGTCTTACCGAAAACATACAATCAGCTAGAAAATCATTTGCTAGTGGAGCTTCTGAAAAAGTTTAGCAGCATTGATATGGGGACTGACTTAGAGGGTGATGCTTTTGGCAAAATCTATGAATATTTCTTAGGTAAGTTTGCCATGAGTGAGGGGCAAAAAGGGGGAGAGTTCTTTACGCCTATCTCAGTAGTAAAGCTAATTGTGGAAATCATCGAACCTTTTCATGGTCGAATTTTTGACCCTGCCTGTGGTTCGGGCGGTATGTTTGTGCAAAGCGCTTTTTTTGTCGAAAGGCATAAGAAGAAACCTAATGCAGAAATCAGTATCTACGGTCAAGAGAAGGTAGATGAGACTGTGCGGCTTTGTCACATGAACTTAGCAGTACATGGTCTGTCTGGTGATATCAAGGAGGGTAATAGCTATTACGATGATATTCATGAGAGCGTTGGTAAGTTTGACTTTGTGATGGCTAATCCGCCTTTTAATGTGGGTAAAGTCGATAAAGATAGAATCGAGAGTGACCCAAGATTTAAGGCGTTTGGACTGCCAAAAGCTGACAATGCTAACTACCTATGGATTCATTATTTTTATAGTGCGTTGAGTCCTAAAGGTCGGGCTGGGTTTGTTATGGCAAATTCGGCTAGTGATGCTAGAGGGTCTGAGCTAGAGATTCGCAAGAAGCTAATTCAATCTGGTGCTGTTGATGTCATGGTTGCTGTTGGCTCTAATTTTTTCTATACGGTGACTTTGCCTTGTACATTGTGGTTTTTGGATAAGGGGAAAGTTGGCACTATCCGCAAGAATAAGGTTTTATTTATTGATGCTAGGCAAGTTTATAAACAGGTTGATCGCGCTCATCGAGAGTTTGAAGCAGACCAAATCGAGCATTTAGCAAATATTGTTAGGTTATATCGGGGTGATGCGGTTGAGACTATTAATGGTAGTCAGGTTTTTCTAGATGAGATGTTTCCAGATAATGCTTATGTTGATATTGCTGGTTTGTGTAAGGTTGCAACAATTGATGAGATTGAGGCTCAGGGATGGAGTTTGAATGCTGGTAGATATGTGGGAGTAGCAGAAAGAGAGGTTGATGATTTTGTTTTTTCTGAGAGGTTGGAAGAGTTAAATGAGGAGTTAGAGGTTTTGAATAGTGAGGCTAGAGAGTTAGAAAGCAGAATTTCTGAGAATGTAAGTTTATTGTTAGAGAGTATTTAA
- a CDS encoding ATP-binding protein, translating into MIVTPVRPVGRKWSNLSFTSTLYLAPVLDLLLDEVPSEWQPELRLGLQEALVNAVKHGNSLDPCKQITVKFSIVSQMYWWIITDQGLEPQSSEVGKDEPTPCHDLECGRGFYILRKIFDQVQWDSDIHRLTLCKKIDRLSKPMIV; encoded by the coding sequence GTGATTGTGACACCTGTCCGTCCCGTGGGACGTAAGTGGAGTAATCTCAGTTTTACTTCAACTCTCTATCTTGCCCCAGTGCTGGACTTGTTGCTTGACGAAGTACCGTCAGAATGGCAGCCAGAACTCAGGCTTGGTTTACAAGAGGCTTTGGTAAATGCAGTAAAACATGGAAATTCTCTAGATCCATGTAAACAGATCACGGTTAAATTTTCGATTGTGTCGCAAATGTACTGGTGGATCATTACTGATCAGGGACTTGAACCACAATCTTCTGAAGTTGGAAAAGATGAACCAACTCCATGTCATGACTTGGAATGTGGTAGAGGCTTTTATATACTACGCAAAATTTTTGATCAGGTGCAGTGGGATAGTGATATTCATCGTTTAACTTTATGCAAAAAGATCGATCGCTTAAGTAAGCCGATGATTGTTTAA
- a CDS encoding ABC transporter ATP-binding protein produces MLEVRKICKSYGKKQVLQDLSFTIQSGEVYGLLGPNGAGKTTTISILCGLIKADRGNIMMNGQTSSGAMRSLIGIAPQENIFYKSLTCDENLQFFGRLYGLNNELCRKQAKYCLELVGLGDRAKSIADTLSGGMQRRLSMAIALIHQPQLVVLDEPTTGLDIEARYEIWEVIRNLSSQDTAILLTTHLLDEAERLCQRIGIIKQGSLLAEGNLDELRRYVPAQEIVIVCTPTEDLAIKRAIELGFEYRHYGRELTFWLPKSMELKEILDYFDGIVIDSIMRQPVRLENIYVELTRNR; encoded by the coding sequence GTGCTAGAGGTTCGCAAAATCTGTAAATCTTATGGAAAGAAGCAAGTTTTGCAGGACTTGAGCTTTACTATCCAATCAGGTGAAGTTTACGGCTTACTCGGTCCAAACGGAGCTGGTAAGACCACCACAATTAGTATTCTGTGCGGTTTGATTAAAGCCGATCGCGGCAACATCATGATGAATGGTCAGACTTCTTCAGGAGCAATGCGATCGCTAATTGGAATCGCCCCACAGGAAAATATTTTTTATAAGAGCCTGACCTGTGACGAAAATCTCCAATTTTTTGGTCGGCTCTATGGACTGAACAACGAGCTTTGTCGGAAACAAGCTAAGTATTGTCTCGAACTGGTAGGTCTGGGCGATCGCGCTAAAAGTATTGCTGATACGCTGAGTGGGGGAATGCAACGTCGCCTGAGTATGGCGATCGCTCTGATTCATCAGCCACAGTTAGTGGTGCTAGATGAGCCAACAACGGGGCTAGATATTGAGGCACGTTACGAAATTTGGGAAGTAATTCGGAATTTAAGTAGCCAAGATACGGCGATTTTATTGACTACCCATTTGCTCGATGAAGCAGAACGTCTGTGTCAACGTATCGGCATCATTAAACAGGGTAGTTTATTAGCCGAAGGAAATTTAGATGAACTGCGTAGGTATGTCCCTGCCCAAGAAATTGTGATCGTTTGTACCCCAACCGAAGACTTAGCAATCAAAAGAGCGATCGAGCTAGGCTTTGAGTATCGTCACTATGGTCGCGAGTTAACTTTTTGGCTACCCAAGTCAATGGAGCTAAAGGAAATCTTGGATTATTTTGATGGCATTGTGATCGACTCGATTATGCGTCAACCAGTACGCCTTGAGAATATCTATGTCGAGTTAACCAGAAACAGATGA
- a CDS encoding NACHT domain-containing protein, giving the protein MVVALMLRASSEVLVIAKDELTRSGYNTLQLANELGIAVQLVENFLNGEIVDRNTYNLVCEKLNIGLDSHLDKLSETIDTRGDANSVSTNIEEASNGYSISRNEVPPAINLSDSNPSSELNQDLTNDLSLSSSNVNQDLQDDLLITSNQFVQKLRQKISSGLIRQCDRLRVIDINSPLYLHDLYTDIEVFTNLPSSQYLDLNETFANIPPEQYDRFYLAKLHPPSIPANQAVEEYKKILLVGGVGTGKTTLIKYWALASITDQILPDYLPVFLPLRSLIDLHNFHGTDSLNNPFTWLKSQITHYGLSGDILDGLSTNHVLEQLLNDGNFLLLWDGLDEIPEVYRAEIAQKILNFSDRYPKNRMVFAARNPIYGHILESFQTIEIAPFNHTQIAEFISKWFHTTSVQSPKKKDKFQQLLATNQPLAELATNPLLLTHICTAFNSCEYLKPNFYQEILNLLLNKWEQTKCLPSSPQQSLSTAQKQDLLSYVAIVSLDRHGYIWQNNELEDDFQACIKSSRNLSHVAVDRDQLFEMLKWQHSLLIESAKGIYKLSHTTLHDYLAAYRIANSNPAAAQKYLLDRMYLNRWHGVIVMTISISQQADRTLTMMKRKIDELVVKDPHLQSFLSWVNQQSIQMKTPYKAVTIRALYLDIDLEHTRSLDRARALDIAHSRSLERARTKALGFDNTMETEVDIDFTINLALNLDLALYFANHRILELACILEPDLHKGLQFLRQKFPDPYKDREKFSKWWQAKGLDWSKKLRSLIVQHRKGSQEWQFSENQLKILRTYHDANKLLVECLNNAEYVSPLVKNQIESTLLSPQGEYSILQY; this is encoded by the coding sequence ATGGTTGTAGCATTGATGCTCAGAGCGTCGTCAGAAGTCCTTGTTATTGCAAAGGATGAACTCACACGTAGTGGCTATAATACTTTGCAGTTGGCAAATGAGCTTGGCATTGCAGTGCAATTAGTTGAGAACTTTTTGAATGGAGAAATTGTTGACCGTAATACCTATAACCTAGTTTGTGAAAAATTAAATATTGGATTAGACTCTCATCTAGATAAACTTTCAGAAACTATAGATACTAGGGGTGATGCAAATTCTGTATCTACTAATATAGAGGAAGCTAGTAATGGTTATAGTATTTCTCGTAATGAAGTTCCACCAGCTATCAACTTAAGTGATTCTAATCCCTCCTCTGAATTAAATCAGGATTTAACTAATGATTTATCTCTATCATCCTCTAACGTGAATCAGGATCTGCAAGATGATCTACTAATAACATCTAATCAATTTGTCCAAAAACTACGTCAAAAGATATCTTCTGGGTTGATTCGTCAATGCGATCGCCTCAGAGTAATTGATATCAATAGTCCACTTTATTTACATGACCTATATACAGATATTGAAGTCTTTACTAATTTACCCAGTAGTCAATATCTAGATCTTAATGAGACTTTTGCCAATATTCCTCCCGAACAATATGATCGCTTTTATTTAGCAAAACTCCATCCACCATCAATTCCTGCAAATCAGGCTGTAGAGGAATATAAGAAAATTTTGTTGGTCGGTGGAGTTGGCACTGGTAAAACAACATTAATCAAATATTGGGCTTTAGCAAGTATTACTGACCAAATTTTACCTGATTATTTACCTGTATTTTTGCCATTGCGATCGCTAATTGATCTACATAATTTTCATGGCACAGATTCTTTAAATAATCCATTTACGTGGCTCAAATCTCAAATTACCCACTATGGATTATCTGGAGATATATTAGATGGATTATCAACTAATCATGTACTAGAGCAATTATTAAATGATGGGAATTTTTTATTGCTTTGGGATGGCTTAGATGAAATACCCGAAGTTTATCGTGCTGAAATTGCTCAAAAAATCTTAAACTTTAGTGATCGCTATCCCAAAAATCGGATGGTCTTTGCTGCCCGCAATCCTATCTATGGGCATATTCTCGAATCATTTCAAACCATAGAAATTGCCCCATTTAACCATACTCAAATCGCTGAATTCATAAGTAAATGGTTTCACACAACCTCTGTTCAATCACCTAAAAAGAAGGACAAGTTTCAGCAACTACTTGCCACTAATCAGCCTTTAGCAGAACTTGCTACAAATCCCCTATTGCTAACCCATATTTGCACTGCTTTTAACAGTTGTGAATATCTCAAACCCAACTTTTATCAAGAAATCTTAAATCTGTTACTCAATAAATGGGAACAGACGAAATGTTTACCCAGTTCTCCGCAGCAATCCTTATCAACTGCTCAGAAACAGGATTTACTGTCCTATGTTGCGATCGTCTCTTTGGATCGTCATGGCTACATTTGGCAAAACAATGAGCTTGAGGATGACTTTCAAGCATGTATTAAGTCAAGTCGAAATTTATCCCATGTTGCAGTTGATCGTGATCAGCTTTTCGAGATGCTTAAATGGCAACATAGCTTATTAATTGAATCTGCTAAAGGTATTTATAAACTCAGCCATACAACTTTGCATGACTATCTTGCGGCTTATCGTATCGCTAATAGCAATCCTGCGGCTGCCCAAAAATACTTACTAGATCGCATGTATCTCAATCGCTGGCATGGGGTGATTGTAATGACAATAAGCATTTCCCAGCAAGCCGATCGCACACTAACAATGATGAAGCGAAAAATTGATGAGCTTGTGGTCAAAGATCCTCACCTCCAATCATTTTTGTCTTGGGTAAATCAGCAATCGATTCAAATGAAGACTCCCTATAAGGCGGTGACGATTCGGGCTTTATACCTAGATATTGATTTGGAGCATACGCGATCGCTAGATCGTGCAAGAGCATTAGATATTGCCCATTCGCGGTCGCTAGAACGAGCAAGAACCAAAGCCTTGGGCTTCGATAACACCATGGAAACAGAGGTAGATATTGACTTTACGATTAATCTTGCTCTCAATCTTGACTTAGCCCTATATTTTGCCAATCATCGCATTTTGGAATTAGCCTGTATCCTTGAGCCAGATCTCCATAAGGGATTGCAATTTTTACGACAGAAATTTCCTGATCCTTACAAAGATCGCGAGAAGTTTTCTAAGTGGTGGCAGGCAAAAGGCTTAGATTGGTCAAAAAAATTACGCAGTCTCATCGTGCAACATCGTAAAGGTTCCCAAGAGTGGCAGTTTAGCGAAAATCAACTTAAAATATTGCGAACATATCATGATGCCAATAAGCTTTTAGTGGAATGTCTCAATAATGCTGAGTACGTTAGCCCATTAGTTAAAAATCAAATAGAGTCTACTTTGCTATCTCCTCAAGGAGAATATTCAATTTTGCAGTACTAA
- a CDS encoding Uma2 family endonuclease has protein sequence MQTTQTPSKTTASPPPNIASTPISIPDHKQLPETDGTFVKNFQEHPQSIVLTSSITPVLEKLHPDGRYCIGQDSGIYWRLMEPPEKGAEAPDWFYVPNVSPLLDGEYRRSYVLWKEFVAPLIAIEFVSGNGDEERDTTPPSETDKAGKFWVYEQAIRIPFYAIFDAWRDSLEVYHLVDGRYIKVQPNDRGHFAIAPMGVELGLKLENGVSWLRWWDESGNLLLTGDERATQAEAIADQQRAIADQQRAIADQASLAQQQAEAIADQERQQKEKLASYLRSIGVDPDAI, from the coding sequence ATGCAAACTACACAAACACCAAGTAAAACTACCGCCTCACCACCGCCCAATATTGCCTCCACACCCATCAGTATTCCCGATCATAAGCAACTGCCAGAAACAGACGGAACCTTTGTGAAAAATTTTCAGGAACACCCACAAAGTATTGTTTTAACTAGCTCCATCACTCCAGTCCTAGAAAAATTACATCCCGATGGACGCTACTGCATCGGTCAAGATAGTGGCATTTACTGGCGACTAATGGAACCACCCGAAAAAGGAGCCGAAGCACCCGACTGGTTTTACGTTCCTAATGTATCGCCACTGCTTGATGGTGAATATCGTCGTTCCTATGTTTTGTGGAAAGAGTTTGTTGCACCCTTAATAGCAATTGAATTTGTATCTGGTAATGGGGATGAAGAAAGAGACACAACACCGCCCAGTGAAACCGACAAAGCTGGCAAATTTTGGGTTTATGAGCAGGCAATTCGCATTCCTTTTTATGCCATTTTTGACGCATGGCGAGACAGTCTGGAAGTCTATCACTTAGTTGATGGACGCTATATCAAAGTACAGCCCAATGATCGCGGACATTTTGCGATCGCACCGATGGGCGTGGAACTTGGGCTGAAATTAGAGAATGGTGTATCTTGGTTGCGCTGGTGGGATGAGTCGGGGAATTTGTTGTTAACTGGTGATGAACGAGCAACACAAGCTGAAGCGATCGCTGATCAACAACGAGCGATCGCTGATCAACAACGAGCGATCGCCGATCAAGCTAGCTTAGCTCAACAACAAGCTGAGGCGATCGCTGATCAAGAACGTCAACAAAAAGAGAAATTAGCGAGTTATTTAAGGTCGATAGGAGTTGATCCTGATGCAATTTAA
- a CDS encoding restriction endonuclease subunit S, whose product MKKILLTQTIKIKDLGKVITGTTPPTANQDYFGGKYLFIKPSDISEDQRYVFKTEMTLSDEGYKYQKIKALPKNSICVVCIGTIGKKMCLTSQICFTNQQLNSIAVDISQYDPIYTYYLVRTYLPTLKQLNAGSSSGRENVNKSSFENIELEVHELPTQRKIASILSVYDDLIENNTRRIKILEEMAQMLYREWFVNFRFPDHENVKMVESELGLIPEGWKIKKLGDIASINSLSLKATNAPDEINYIDISSVSTGQIDKVETIDFANAPSRARRIVKHGDIIWATVRPNRKSYSLILNPSDNLIVSTGFAVITARKAPYTYLYKALTTDSFVDYLTNNATGSAYPAVNSSDFKNADIVIPDKFLLDKYHNIVVEMLQQKQNLQNKNINLRKTRDLLLPKLISGEIDVENLDIETLEIAA is encoded by the coding sequence ATGAAAAAAATATTACTGACACAAACAATTAAAATAAAAGACTTAGGAAAGGTCATTACAGGCACAACACCACCAACTGCTAACCAAGATTATTTTGGTGGAAAGTATCTTTTCATTAAACCATCTGATATTTCTGAAGACCAAAGATATGTTTTCAAAACCGAGATGACGCTATCAGATGAAGGTTATAAGTATCAAAAAATAAAAGCATTACCCAAAAATTCAATCTGTGTTGTTTGTATTGGCACAATTGGAAAAAAAATGTGTCTTACAAGTCAAATTTGTTTTACTAATCAGCAGTTGAACAGTATTGCAGTTGATATTTCTCAATATGACCCGATTTACACTTATTACTTAGTAAGAACATATCTTCCTACTTTAAAACAACTAAATGCAGGTTCTAGTTCTGGTCGAGAAAATGTCAATAAAAGCAGTTTTGAAAATATTGAATTAGAAGTTCATGAATTACCAACCCAACGCAAAATTGCTTCTATTCTTTCAGTTTATGACGACCTAATCGAAAACAACACTAGACGCATTAAGATATTAGAAGAAATGGCACAGATGCTCTATCGTGAGTGGTTTGTTAATTTCCGCTTTCCTGATCATGAAAATGTCAAAATGGTTGAGTCTGAGTTGGGGTTAATTCCTGAAGGGTGGAAGATTAAGAAGTTAGGAGATATTGCATCAATTAATAGTTTGAGTTTAAAAGCTACTAATGCTCCTGATGAAATCAACTATATTGATATATCTTCCGTTTCAACTGGACAAATAGATAAAGTTGAAACAATTGATTTTGCTAATGCTCCAAGTCGAGCAAGACGTATCGTAAAACATGGCGATATTATATGGGCAACTGTAAGACCTAATCGAAAATCATATAGCCTCATTTTGAATCCGTCAGACAATTTAATAGTATCAACTGGTTTTGCGGTAATTACTGCTAGAAAAGCACCGTATACATATCTATATAAGGCTTTAACTACAGATAGCTTTGTAGATTATTTAACTAATAATGCAACTGGTTCAGCTTATCCAGCCGTTAACTCTAGTGACTTCAAAAATGCTGATATTGTAATACCTGACAAATTCTTATTAGATAAATATCATAATATTGTTGTTGAAATGCTGCAACAGAAGCAAAATCTTCAAAACAAAAACATCAATCTCCGCAAAACCCGTGACTTACTATTACCTAAACTAATCTCAGGCGAAATTGACGTAGAAAACCTTGATATTGAAACCTTAGAAATAGCAGCATAG
- a CDS encoding RelA/SpoT family protein, producing the protein MTPMTLLAEAPVERLGQSLDYEKARKCDEVVGAWIPEWLRCCWEKSQRGDNLDNEDVVCRALDFAYRLHDGQCRASGEPYILHPIAVASILKDLGGSNAMIAAGFLHDVVEDTEVSCEQIEEKFGKEVRQLVEGVTKLSKLSFESKTESQAENFRRMFLAMAQDIRVIIVKLADRLHNMRTLEHLRPEKQVLISRETREIFAPLANRLGLGQIKWELEDIAFKYIEPEKYQMMESLVAETHESRNEQLVEVTKVLGDRLKAMGLEDFEISGRPKHLYGIYRKMERQQKQYNEIYDIQAVRVIVNSKEECYRVLAVVHDHFCPIPGRFKDYIGLPKPNRYQSLHTAVIGPKGQPVEVQIRTWEMHHIADYGIAAHWKYKESNSTSKPLKGDDQKFTWLRQLVEWQRELKDPQEYLDSVKEDLFDSEVYVFSPKGDVYCLPRGATPVDFAYRVHTEVGNHCSGALVNSVMVPLHRPLKHGDIVSILTQNNAHPSTDWINFVATSSAKSRIRQWFKRSRREENLALGRSVLERELGKNGLEALLKSDQMLKLAERCNYHTVEDLIAGIGYGETSVNAVVNKLREHQHSERYINPQKYEARHEPNHNHNSKSPILGLEGMVYSIAGCCAPLPGEAITGVVSLGSNRGITIHRNDCNNLANIPSDRLLHVAWNQRKENDQVVTYPIDIRVETIDRVGVLRDILTRLSDNKINVRKANVQTKKGKAATIDLSIDISDRHQFDRVCNQIKKMCDTLSVSRLVTE; encoded by the coding sequence ATGACTCCGATGACATTATTAGCTGAAGCTCCAGTAGAACGTCTAGGTCAGTCTCTAGATTATGAAAAAGCGCGAAAATGCGATGAAGTAGTGGGTGCGTGGATTCCAGAATGGTTGCGGTGTTGTTGGGAAAAGTCACAGAGGGGAGATAACTTAGATAATGAGGATGTTGTTTGTCGCGCTTTAGACTTTGCCTATCGGCTGCATGATGGTCAATGTCGCGCTTCGGGGGAGCCATATATACTGCATCCGATCGCAGTTGCCTCGATTTTGAAGGATTTAGGTGGCAGCAATGCCATGATCGCCGCAGGTTTCCTGCATGATGTGGTTGAGGACACTGAGGTATCGTGCGAGCAGATTGAAGAAAAGTTTGGTAAAGAAGTCAGGCAATTGGTTGAGGGGGTTACGAAGTTATCAAAGCTGAGTTTTGAGAGTAAAACGGAAAGCCAAGCGGAAAACTTTCGCCGCATGTTTCTGGCGATGGCACAGGACATCCGCGTAATTATCGTCAAGCTTGCCGATCGCCTGCACAATATGCGAACACTGGAGCATCTGCGTCCTGAGAAACAAGTTTTAATTTCTAGGGAAACTAGAGAGATCTTTGCTCCTTTAGCCAATCGCCTCGGTCTAGGACAAATCAAGTGGGAACTGGAAGATATTGCTTTTAAATATATTGAGCCAGAAAAATATCAAATGATGGAGTCTTTGGTTGCTGAGACCCACGAGAGCCGCAATGAACAATTGGTGGAAGTAACCAAGGTATTAGGCGATCGCTTAAAAGCGATGGGATTAGAAGACTTTGAAATTAGTGGTAGACCCAAGCACCTGTATGGCATTTACCGCAAAATGGAACGCCAACAGAAGCAATATAACGAGATTTACGATATTCAAGCGGTGCGGGTGATCGTCAATAGCAAAGAGGAATGCTATCGCGTTCTCGCGGTTGTTCATGATCACTTTTGTCCAATCCCCGGACGTTTTAAAGATTACATTGGCTTGCCCAAGCCGAACCGCTATCAATCGCTACATACTGCGGTAATTGGTCCAAAGGGACAGCCTGTAGAAGTGCAGATTCGTACATGGGAAATGCACCACATCGCTGATTATGGTATTGCAGCCCATTGGAAATATAAAGAGAGCAACTCTACGAGCAAGCCACTCAAGGGAGATGACCAGAAATTTACTTGGTTGCGTCAGTTGGTGGAATGGCAGCGTGAACTGAAAGATCCTCAGGAATATTTAGACAGTGTCAAGGAAGATTTATTTGATAGTGAAGTTTATGTCTTTAGTCCTAAGGGCGATGTGTATTGTTTGCCAAGGGGTGCGACACCTGTAGATTTTGCCTATCGGGTACATACTGAAGTGGGAAATCATTGCTCTGGCGCGTTAGTCAATAGTGTGATGGTTCCTCTCCACCGCCCACTTAAGCATGGTGATATTGTTTCGATTCTGACGCAAAATAATGCCCATCCTAGTACTGACTGGATTAACTTTGTCGCCACCAGTTCTGCAAAATCTCGCATTCGGCAATGGTTTAAGCGATCGCGGCGTGAGGAAAATCTTGCCCTCGGTCGCAGTGTATTGGAGCGAGAATTGGGCAAAAATGGCTTAGAAGCTCTGCTCAAATCTGACCAGATGCTCAAACTTGCTGAGCGCTGCAACTATCACACCGTTGAGGATCTGATCGCAGGCATTGGCTATGGCGAAACTTCGGTTAATGCTGTTGTTAATAAATTGCGTGAGCATCAGCATAGCGAGCGCTATATCAATCCCCAAAAATATGAAGCTCGCCATGAGCCTAATCATAACCACAATTCTAAATCGCCAATTTTAGGACTAGAGGGGATGGTTTACTCGATCGCAGGCTGTTGTGCGCCTCTGCCTGGGGAAGCAATTACGGGAGTTGTGTCTTTAGGTAGTAATCGCGGAATTACAATCCATCGCAATGATTGTAATAATTTAGCAAATATCCCTAGCGATCGTCTCCTGCATGTAGCATGGAATCAACGCAAAGAGAATGATCAAGTTGTCACTTACCCCATTGATATTCGTGTGGAAACCATAGATCGGGTAGGTGTATTGCGTGATATTTTGACCCGCCTCTCCGATAACAAGATTAATGTCCGTAAGGCAAATGTGCAGACCAAAAAAGGTAAAGCTGCAACTATTGATTTAAGTATTGATATTAGCGATCGCCACCAGTTTGATCGTGTTTGCAATCAAATCAAAAAAATGTGTGACACCCTCTCTGTCTCTCGACTTGTCACCGAATAA